The Mycolicibacterium aromaticivorans JS19b1 = JCM 16368 DNA segment CTTGAGCGGTGGAGCCGCTGGCCGTCAACGATTGCTTGCCGCCACACTCGATATGGGCGGACTTCGCGTATCCGGGCTGGGAATTGTCGCTCCCACACGCCGTCAGTGGCAGCGCGGCTGCTCCCATCAAGCACAGCGTCCAACGAAAGCCATTGCGTCTCAACATTGAAACATCCATGGTCCATCCTTCACAGGTGAGCGGAGCAGGGGTGGTCGAGGCCGCTGGGCGGCCAGGGAGTCGGTGTTCAGCTGGCGCGCAACGCCGGCAGTAAGCGGTCAATGCGCTCGGACAGCCTGTCTAAGGCCCGATCAAAGGCGTCGGGATCGTCAGATCCGGCGGGATCGGGTATCGACCAATGAAGCCGACGGGTGTCGGCAACCAGTTCTTCATGGGCGTTGTCGCACACCGCAACCACAAGATCGCCGGGGCGAACGACATCGTCGATGTGTACCGGGGTGTGCGACACAATCGCCAGGCCATTGCGTTTTGCCGCCTTCGTGGCGCCCGGATGCACCTTGGTGGCCGGGTGAGTCCCTGCCGAGACAGCGGGCAGTGTGCTGCGTCGGTTCCAAATCGCCACCGCCAACGGACTGCGGGCGGAGTTGTGGCTGCACACGAAGACGACGCGCTGGGCCTGCCAATTAGCTACGGGGAGTGCGGCTTCCAGTGCCGCGGGAACCAGCTGCAAGTAGGTACGTCGTCGGTCGGCTTCGGAGCGACTGCGCTGCACCACCCCGGCCTCTTCCAGGATCCGCAGATGGTGAGCGACCAGATTCGAGGGCATCGACAACAACCCCTGTAGTTCAGACGGGGATGCGTCGGCCAAGAGGAGTCGATCAACGATCGACAGCCGCGCTGGGTCTCCCAAAGCGGCATGCACCCGTGCCCGTCGCTCGGCATCGTATTCACCACCATGTGGCGATAGGTCAATTCTCATTGACTCAATAATCGTGTAGTAATCGATCGTGGTCAAGTCCCGCGACCGGATTTCCACCAAGCCGCCCCAGTCACCTGACCGCATCAATAGGCCCGTTCACCTCGCGGCACACCATGTCTTCTCGCATCAGCGAGGTCGCATCGTCGTCACTGAGGTCGTCGTCGAGTTGTTGGTCGATGCTGTAGACGTCGGCCTCAAAGCGTTAGATGACGCGAAAGTTGGCTTGGCGCAGCGGATGCACGCAAGTGGCGAGAGCGCACGGACAATAGCGGCCACGCTGGGCGTCAGTCGGGCCACTGTCTACCGGGTGTTGACGATGCCAAGCGACTAGTTGAGTTACTGATGAACGGTCTTCATCAGTGGTAGCAGTGGTGCAGAATTGACCGTAATGATCAAGACGATGGACGAGGAAACGCAGATCGGTCATCTTGTTGCCCGACTTGCGGCACAGTACCCGGGGCTGCCCTCTGCCACGGTCAGTGAGGTCGTCCACGAGTTGTACGGCAGGTTCCACGGCGCGCGGGTTCGAGAGTTTGTGCCGCTGTTTGTGGAGCGCAGGGCGCGAACCGCGCTCGACGAACTCAACGTCTCCTACGTACCGGAAGAGCGCCACGCTGAACCAGCGGCTGTGTAGCTCTTGGGTTAGCTTTGGGGGCGATGAACCGTAGTCCGCGCCATCAGCACTCTGAACCGCCCCGGGGAGTCCGGAGATTTTCTGATTTGAGGACTCAGCCGGCGGCTGGCCTCGCTTGTTGAGCGTAGTAGGCAGCCTCAATCTCGGCTGGCGGGACGTCGCCGCAGTACTCGTAGAGCCGGCGGTGGTTGAACCAGTCGACCCAGCGCGCGGTCGCCAACTCGACGTCCTCGACGGTGCGCCAGGGCTTGCCCAGTTTGATCACCTCGGTCTTGTACAGCCCATTGATGGTCTCGGCGAGCGCGTTGTCATACGAGCTGCCGACCGCACCGACCGACGGTTGGATACCGGCTTCGGCGAGACGTTCCGTGAATCGGATCGACGTATACTGCGAGCCTCTATCCGTATGGTGGACAACATCTTTCAAATCGAGGACACCGTCTTGCTGACGCGTCCAGATGGCCTGCTCGATCGAGTCGAGCACCATCGTGGTCGCCATCGTCGACGCCACCCGCCAGCCCAGGATCCGCCGAGCGTAGGCATCGGTGACAAACGCGACGTAGGCGAACCCCGACCAGGTCGACACATAGGTCAGATCGGCCACCCAGAGCCGATTCGGTGCGACCGGACCGAAGCGCCGACCGACCAGATCGGCCGGACGCACTGCGGCCGGATCAGCGATCGTGGTCGGTTTGGCCTTACCACGTACCGCACCGGACAGGCCGAGTTCAGCCATCAGCCGCTCCACCGTGCAGCGGGCAACCCCGATGCCCTCGCGATTCAGTGCTAGCCACACCTTGCGCGCCCCGTACACGCGATAGTTCGCGGCGTGAACACGATTGACGTGGGCTTTGAGCTCCTCGTCGCGAATCTCGCGACGACTGGGCTCACGCTCGAGATGCTCGTAGTACGTCGACGGGGCGATCTGCACACCGAGCCGGACGAGCTCATCACAGATCGACTGGACACCCCACCGCAGACCATCAGGGCCCTCCCGGCGGCCCTGATGCTCAGCGATGAATCGACAGACTAGTGGTGTGGCCGGTCCAGCTCGGCCGCGAAGAAAGCCGACGCCGTCTTCAAGATCGCGTTGGCCCGCTTGAGCTCGGCGTTCTCCCGGCGCAGCTTCTTAAGCTCGGCGGACTCCTCGGTCGTAGTTCCCGCCCGGGCGCCGGCATCGACCTGGGCCTGGCGCACCCACTTGCGCACCGTCTCAGCCGTACCGATCCCTAGTAGCCGGGCGACTTCGCCCATCGCCGCCCACTCCGACTCGTGCTGATCGCTGATCTCAGCGACCATGCGCACCGCCCGCTCACGAAGCTCCGGCGGATACCGCCTCGACGAACCACCTGACATGACCCCATCCTTCCCAACAAATGGAGTCTCCGGACATGCCGGGGCGGTTCACTCTGTAGCCGCTGCCCGCGAAGCCGACTGCTTCCAGGCAGCGACCTTTCGTGCCGACCTTCACAACGAGATTGACTTGCTCAATGAACAATCCCAGGTGTTGAAGGCTGCTCTCGCGACATATGAGCGGCGCGGCGAACTCATTCAAGTCCGTCGAATCCAACGGGAGCTGCGGTCGGCCCTCAAAACGCGCCGCGAACTGATCGACATGATCAGCGCCCTTGATCAGAGATTCCCACAGACTGCCTCAGCCACGGACACGCGCTCCGCTCAAGGTTAGAGATGTGGTTGAGGCCTGACGGCGTGCTTGCCCGCGCAGACCAATGAGAGCGATTGACTTGGCCTTAGTAGTCCCACTGGCCGGGTCCCATCATGCCCGGCCCCATGCCGGGTCCCCACTGGCCGGGTCCCATCATTCCTGGACCCCACTGTCCAGGGTTGTACTGCCCAGGCCCCCACTGTCCAGCACCGTATTGTCCAGGTCCCCATTGTCCGGGACCCCAGCAGTCGGGATGCCAGATGCCGTCGGCGTCCCAACATCCCGGCGGGTCTAGCGGGTTGGGACCTTGGGCCGGATAGGGGCTCTCAGAGAAGGAGGCCGGCTCAGGTGCCGACATGTCACTTCCGGTGGTGCCCCCACTAGGCGCGGCCCATATCACCGATCCGGTAAGCGCGACGATTGCGGCACTGGTGATCGTCCATGGTGTGGTGTTGACCATGATCTTCACCCCTTCTCGTTCCATTTGAGGGTGTTGCGAGGAGTTACTTGGTTGGGCTGACATCCAGCTCGGCGTACATGCCGGTCCAGTAGTGACCGGCGAGGTTGCAGATCAACTCATAGCGTCCCGGCGTGAGGTTCACCGTGGTCCACCCGCTGGCCCCTGGGGCGATGCCGGGGTTGGTGGCGTTCTCGTCACCTTTGTCAGCACCGCAGGAGCGTGAGGCTTCACCAAGGCTGCCGGCCTCATCGACCTTGCCGTCCGGGCCGATGGCCCGCTGGCCGGGGTACTGGCCTTTCGCGAGAGGCAGGATGACCAATTCGTGGTTCAAGGCACCGGCATTGGTCACTCGAAAGGACACCTGTCCCGGCGGGACCGTGGCCGGATTGATGACGATGCGCATCATCCCGATCATGCCCATCGGCGCGCCTTGATAGCCGGTTTGGCCCGGCCCTATCATGCCGCTGGAACCCATCATCCCCGGCCCCATCATGCCGCCGGGACCCATCATGCCGTGCATATCGGTGAGGGTTACGTCGACAACGGTGCCCGGTAACGCAGGTGCGGAGCATGACGGGATCGCCGGAGAGCGTCCAGGTCCCATCATGCCGGGACCCATCATCATCCCCGTCCCTGGTTGTCCGGTGCCCATCATCCCTGGACCCATTCCGAAGCCGGGCTGATACGGCAGGCCCGCGGCTAGCTGGTTGTGCCGCATGGCTATTCCGATGCTCAGTGCCACTGCACAGCCGATGGCGACGACCAACGCACCGAGGGCGATAGCCAAGTCACGCGATCTGCGAAGAGTCTTCATGGCGGTCAACGGTGTTCGCGCAGCAGAGTCATGCGCTGCCGGAACTCGTCACCGTCGATCTCACCTCGCGCGAAACGGTCGGCTAGTCGGTCTTCGGCACGCATGCCCTCTGGGCCTGCACCGCTTCGATGGTGAAGGCTCGCACTGCCCGACAGGTAACGCGCGGCGAAGGTGATCGCCACCACTACGGCGACGACCAGCAGCACCATCAGCACACTCATCACGACGCCGCCCCAGCCCCAGCCGCTGTGCCAGCCATTGCCCCACCCGTATCCACACATCGTTGCCTCCCGACCGCCACGCCTGACCTACCTGCTTGGTGGGGTCAGCATGCGCGGGTCGCCGCGCTAGGCAGTAGGGCCGATAGTCCCTTTATCTACGGACTGCTATAACATCGCCAAATGGAGATGATGGCAGACCCGGTGGAACTACAGCGGGTCGAGCTGGCCCCGGCGGCGGCACTGTTTCGCTCCCTGGGAGACCCCACCCGCCTGGCCATTGTGCGCAGACTGGCCGCTGGCCCCGCGCGCGTCGTCGAGCTGGTGCAAGCGGTGGGGTTGGCTCAGTCCACCGTCTCCAAACACCTTGCCTGCCTGCGGGAGTGCGGTCTGGTGGACTCCGCGCCGGTCGGGCGGGCCTCGCTGTTTCGGCTCACGCAGCCCGCACTGATCGACGTACTGGCCTCGGCCCAGATCGTGCTGGACGCCACGGGCGAGGCCGTGGCCGTCTGCCCGACCTACGGCATCGACGGCTGCGCCAACGAAACGCCATGACCAACATCAGCGGCGCACCCACGGACGCTGAAATCACGCGGCTCACCCGCAAGGCCCTACGCCTAGCGCGATTCACCATCGCCTACAATGTCGCCGAAGGCGTCATCGCTGTAACAGCCGGACTGGTCGCTGGACTCATATCGGTCATCGGATTCGGATTCGACTCGGCCATCGAGTCCCTCACCGCGATCTTGGTCGCCCTGCGCCTGTCCGCCCGCCTGCGCCACGGGGTCGCTGATGAACGTAAAGAACGTCAAACCCTGCGGCTCGTCGCCATCTCGTTCTTCATCCTCGCCGCCTACGTCACCATGGAAGGCATCCGCAACATCACGACCGGCGAGAGGCCACACAGCTCCCCACTGGCGCTTATCCTGCTTGTGGCATCGCTCATCGTGATGCCCGTCTTGGCGGCAGCGAAAAAGCGCATCGGGCTAGCCCTGCACGACAACCTCGTCCTGGCTGACGCCGCCCAGACCAAAATCTGCGTACTGCTCAGCATTTCCACCCTGCTCGGCGTGGGCCTATTCGAACTCACCGGAGCCGCGTGGCTCGATCCGGCAGCTGGGTTCGTCATCGCTGCCTTCGCCATCCACGAAGGCCGCGAAGCGTGGCACGGCGAACTGGTCTGCGACGACGACTAACCCTGTCACATCGACAACTACCGCAGTGCGCCACTATCGACGATTCACCGCCAGCACAAACGCGAGAGGCGCAGCCAGTGGACTGGACGCTAACTGGAAAGGCTGCGTCGATATTCGCCGTCACCAACATCGACGGGACTGTGGATCTAACGGTGTTTCCGGCACTGACACGCTGAGTGATGCTCGGCGAGAAAGGTGCCGTGATGACGACACTGGACGATGTGGCGAAGAAGAAGGCGGCTGAGCAGTCCGAAGGCCAGAAGGCTGCGGTCGAACTGGTCCGATTGGCCCAGGAGCAGGGCTTGTCGCTGACCGGGCCCGACGGGCTGCTCAAGCAGTTGACCAAGACGGTCCTCGAGACCGCGCTCAATGAGGAGATGACCGAGCACCTCGGCTATGAGAAACACGACCCGCCCGAGACGGGGTCGGGCAACA contains these protein-coding regions:
- a CDS encoding helix-turn-helix domain-containing protein, with the translated sequence MRIDLSPHGGEYDAERRARVHAALGDPARLSIVDRLLLADASPSELQGLLSMPSNLVAHHLRILEEAGVVQRSRSEADRRRTYLQLVPAALEAALPVANWQAQRVVFVCSHNSARSPLAVAIWNRRSTLPAVSAGTHPATKVHPGATKAAKRNGLAIVSHTPVHIDDVVRPGDLVVAVCDNAHEELVADTRRLHWSIPDPAGSDDPDAFDRALDRLSERIDRLLPALRAS
- a CDS encoding three-helix bundle dimerization domain-containing protein, coding for MIKTMDEETQIGHLVARLAAQYPGLPSATVSEVVHELYGRFHGARVREFVPLFVERRARTALDELNVSYVPEERHAEPAAV
- a CDS encoding IS3 family transposase (programmed frameshift), which translates into the protein MSGGSSRRYPPELRERAVRMVAEISDQHESEWAAMGEVARLLGIGTAETVRKWVRQAQVDAGARAGTTTEESAELKKLRRENAELKRANAILKTASGFLRGRAGPATPLVCRFIAEHQGRREGPDGLRWGVQSICDELVRLGVQIAPSTYYEHLEREPSRREIRDEELKAHVNRVHAANYRVYGARKVWLALNREGIGVARCTVERLMAELGLSGAVRGKAKPTTIADPAAVRPADLVGRRFGPVAPNRLWVADLTYVSTWSGFAYVAFVTDAYARRILGWRVASTMATTMVLDSIEQAIWTRQQDGVLDLKDVVHHTDRGSQYTSIRFTERLAEAGIQPSVGAVGSSYDNALAETINGLYKTEVIKLGKPWRTVEDVELATARWVDWFNHRRLYEYCGDVPPAEIEAAYYAQQARPAAG
- a CDS encoding sulfocyanin-like copper-binding protein gives rise to the protein MKTLRRSRDLAIALGALVVAIGCAVALSIGIAMRHNQLAAGLPYQPGFGMGPGMMGTGQPGTGMMMGPGMMGPGRSPAIPSCSAPALPGTVVDVTLTDMHGMMGPGGMMGPGMMGSSGMIGPGQTGYQGAPMGMIGMMRIVINPATVPPGQVSFRVTNAGALNHELVILPLAKGQYPGQRAIGPDGKVDEAGSLGEASRSCGADKGDENATNPGIAPGASGWTTVNLTPGRYELICNLAGHYWTGMYAELDVSPTK
- a CDS encoding ArsR/SmtB family transcription factor is translated as MEMMADPVELQRVELAPAAALFRSLGDPTRLAIVRRLAAGPARVVELVQAVGLAQSTVSKHLACLRECGLVDSAPVGRASLFRLTQPALIDVLASAQIVLDATGEAVAVCPTYGIDGCANETP
- a CDS encoding cation transporter, giving the protein MTNISGAPTDAEITRLTRKALRLARFTIAYNVAEGVIAVTAGLVAGLISVIGFGFDSAIESLTAILVALRLSARLRHGVADERKERQTLRLVAISFFILAAYVTMEGIRNITTGERPHSSPLALILLVASLIVMPVLAAAKKRIGLALHDNLVLADAAQTKICVLLSISTLLGVGLFELTGAAWLDPAAGFVIAAFAIHEGREAWHGELVCDDD